One window of Acidobacteriaceae bacterium genomic DNA carries:
- a CDS encoding response regulator transcription factor, protein MSQTQTVFVLEDDPDINRLVGHQLERAGYAVRPYFAIGSIVDDAERARPSLFLLDVMVPGGDGMELCRRLRRHATLSSVPIIFLTARASENDRVRGLELGADDYITKPFGMRELLARVKAVLRRFEQPVSEAASPLIKFDDVEIDRGAMQLRVKGEPVPTTATEFRLLEYLVRHPSRVFTRDQLLDAVWGDARFVTPRSVDVYVGRIREKIEETPETPRYLKTLRGAGYRFEFPKTREPEAEMSGARG, encoded by the coding sequence GTGAGCCAGACCCAGACAGTTTTTGTTCTGGAGGACGATCCGGATATCAACCGGCTGGTGGGACATCAGTTGGAGCGGGCGGGATACGCAGTCCGGCCGTATTTTGCGATTGGATCGATTGTGGACGACGCGGAGCGCGCGCGGCCGTCGCTGTTTTTGCTGGATGTGATGGTGCCGGGCGGAGATGGCATGGAACTGTGCCGGCGTCTGCGGCGGCATGCCACGCTGAGCAGCGTGCCGATCATCTTCCTGACGGCGCGGGCATCCGAGAACGACCGTGTGCGTGGGCTGGAACTGGGCGCGGATGATTACATCACGAAGCCGTTTGGGATGCGTGAGCTGCTGGCGCGGGTGAAGGCGGTGCTGCGGCGGTTCGAGCAGCCGGTGAGCGAAGCGGCTTCGCCGCTGATCAAGTTCGACGATGTGGAGATTGACCGTGGCGCGATGCAGTTGCGCGTGAAGGGCGAGCCGGTGCCGACGACGGCCACGGAGTTTCGGCTGCTGGAGTACCTGGTGCGGCATCCGTCGCGGGTGTTTACGCGCGACCAGTTGCTGGATGCGGTGTGGGGTGATGCGCGGTTTGTGACGCCGCGGAGCGTGGATGTTTACGTCGGGCGGATCCGCGAAAAGATCGAGGAGACGCCGGAGACGCCGCGATATCTGAAGACGCTGCGTGGAGCAGGGTACCGGTTTGAGTTCCCGAAGACGCGCGAGCCTGAGGCCGAGATGAGTGGGGCGCGGGGGTAG
- a CDS encoding AMP-binding protein, which produces MQREHLASLIEDMRRRGRETAVVEHRGVRHLRTSYGEVAELAGRFATELRRREIGAGERVVIWGASSAEWIAAFFGCVLRGVIVVPLDAAGARGFVERVIADTQATLVVGDAELLRGLSFEGPKLALEELQAKLPGEAEFAVDSAVTLDAPFQIVFTSGTTSEPKGIVHTHRNVLVSLEPIESEIEKYRKYERWVHPLRFMHTLPLSHVFGQFMGLWIPAVLGAELHFESQLEPSRMVESLKRERINVLIAVPRVIALLRAHLLNEDASLARDVERAAALPAWKRWWKLRRVHRKLGWRFWALICGGATLPNDLESFWRTVGLPVIQGYGMTETAALVTLNHPFKIGRGTLGKPLPGREVKIGEGGEVLVRGAMVSGATWQGGVMRPREDEWLATGDLAAQDESGELRFLGRKGDVIVTGAGLNVHPADLEAELMEQEGVKAAAVVACDGANGQEPVAAVIFDGSDVELSEAVRRANASLAEYQQIRRFVRWPDPVLPYTSTGKLIRRQVAAWACAAVRSGGAVAKPQEMLLAMIADVTGETPRETGDDARLSEDLHLDSLARVQLQSLMESRLGVEINDEAIAQAKTLGELRRLAGVGVASAASQVEAARAEAVLPAEAPLRSGADAALVREANRGASREVLSYWRWPWAWPMQVVRVAFLELIARPLIRLLAKPRVVLTTQVIPEGPMLIIGNHVTAYDGPLILYGLPGRVRRRVAIAMSGELLQDLRRGRGQGNAVVNALAPIGYWLITALYNVFPLPRLRGFRRSFAHAGEAMDRGYSVMVFPEGHRSETGKLQRFREGTGLLAKESQVPVLPVALRGLGELKTSGRWVRSGKLEVRVGGPVQLRAEATAAEWTAALEAAVRGLLE; this is translated from the coding sequence ATGCAGCGCGAACATCTGGCGAGCTTGATTGAAGATATGCGCAGGCGCGGACGAGAGACGGCCGTGGTCGAGCATCGCGGCGTTCGGCACCTGCGCACGAGTTATGGCGAGGTTGCGGAGCTGGCGGGAAGATTCGCGACCGAGCTACGCAGGCGGGAGATTGGTGCGGGCGAGCGGGTTGTGATCTGGGGCGCGAGTTCGGCGGAGTGGATCGCGGCGTTTTTCGGATGTGTGCTGCGCGGCGTGATTGTGGTTCCTCTGGATGCGGCGGGCGCGCGTGGGTTTGTCGAGCGGGTCATTGCGGATACGCAGGCGACGCTGGTCGTTGGCGATGCGGAGCTGCTGCGCGGATTGAGTTTCGAAGGGCCGAAGCTTGCGCTGGAGGAATTGCAGGCGAAGCTGCCCGGCGAGGCGGAGTTTGCGGTTGATTCGGCGGTGACGCTGGATGCGCCGTTTCAGATTGTGTTCACCTCAGGGACGACGTCGGAACCGAAGGGGATTGTTCACACGCATCGCAATGTTCTCGTGAGCCTGGAGCCGATTGAGAGCGAGATTGAGAAATACCGGAAGTATGAGCGATGGGTACATCCTCTTCGGTTCATGCACACGCTTCCTTTGAGCCATGTGTTCGGGCAGTTCATGGGGTTGTGGATTCCGGCGGTATTGGGAGCGGAGCTGCACTTTGAGTCGCAGCTTGAGCCGTCGCGGATGGTTGAGTCGCTGAAACGTGAGCGGATCAACGTGCTGATTGCAGTGCCGCGCGTGATCGCGCTGCTGCGTGCGCACCTGTTGAACGAAGATGCTTCGCTGGCGAGGGATGTGGAGCGCGCGGCTGCGTTGCCGGCGTGGAAGCGCTGGTGGAAGCTGCGGCGGGTGCATCGCAAGCTGGGCTGGCGGTTCTGGGCGCTGATCTGCGGCGGGGCGACGCTACCGAATGATTTGGAATCGTTCTGGCGCACGGTGGGGCTGCCGGTCATTCAAGGCTACGGGATGACGGAGACTGCGGCGCTGGTAACGCTGAATCACCCCTTCAAGATTGGGCGGGGAACGCTGGGAAAGCCGCTGCCTGGGCGCGAAGTGAAGATTGGCGAGGGCGGCGAGGTGCTGGTGCGCGGCGCGATGGTGTCGGGAGCCACCTGGCAGGGCGGAGTTATGAGGCCGCGCGAAGACGAGTGGCTCGCGACGGGCGACCTTGCAGCGCAGGATGAAAGCGGCGAACTGCGTTTTCTGGGACGCAAGGGCGATGTGATTGTGACGGGGGCCGGGTTGAATGTGCATCCGGCGGACCTGGAAGCCGAGTTGATGGAGCAGGAGGGCGTGAAGGCTGCGGCAGTTGTGGCGTGCGACGGAGCGAACGGGCAGGAGCCGGTAGCGGCGGTGATCTTCGACGGCAGCGATGTGGAGCTGAGTGAGGCTGTGCGTCGCGCGAATGCGTCGCTCGCCGAGTATCAGCAGATTCGGCGATTTGTGCGCTGGCCGGATCCGGTGTTGCCGTATACGTCGACGGGCAAGCTGATTCGCAGGCAGGTCGCGGCCTGGGCCTGTGCGGCGGTGCGGAGTGGTGGCGCTGTAGCGAAGCCGCAGGAGATGCTGCTCGCAATGATTGCTGATGTGACGGGCGAGACGCCGCGCGAGACAGGCGACGATGCGCGGTTGAGTGAGGATCTGCATCTCGACAGCCTGGCGCGGGTGCAGTTGCAGTCGCTGATGGAGAGCAGGTTGGGTGTGGAGATCAATGATGAGGCGATCGCGCAGGCGAAGACGCTGGGTGAGCTGAGGAGGCTCGCCGGTGTGGGCGTCGCGAGTGCAGCATCGCAAGTTGAAGCCGCGAGGGCTGAGGCTGTTCTGCCGGCGGAAGCGCCTCTGAGATCCGGTGCCGATGCGGCACTTGTGCGCGAGGCAAATCGCGGGGCATCGCGGGAAGTATTGTCCTACTGGCGCTGGCCGTGGGCGTGGCCGATGCAGGTTGTGCGCGTGGCGTTTCTGGAGTTGATTGCGCGGCCGTTGATCCGTTTACTGGCAAAGCCGCGAGTTGTGCTGACGACGCAAGTCATTCCGGAAGGGCCGATGTTGATCATCGGCAATCATGTGACGGCGTATGATGGGCCGCTGATTTTGTATGGATTGCCAGGGCGCGTGCGCAGGCGCGTGGCAATTGCGATGTCCGGCGAACTGCTGCAGGATCTGCGGCGCGGACGGGGACAGGGCAATGCGGTAGTGAATGCGCTGGCGCCGATCGGATATTGGTTGATCACTGCGTTGTATAACGTCTTTCCGCTGCCGCGGCTGCGCGGATTCCGCAGGAGCTTCGCGCATGCGGGTGAGGCGATGGACCGCGGGTATTCGGTGATGGTGTTTCCGGAGGGGCATCGCAGCGAGACGGGCAAGCTGCAGAGGTTTCGCGAGGGTACGGGGTTGCTGGCTAAGGAGTCGCAGGTGCCGGTGCTGCCGGTTGCGTTGAGAGGGTTGGGTGAGTTGAAGACGAGTGGCAGATGGGTGCGGTCCGGGAAGTTGGAGGTACGGGTCGGCGGCCCGGTGCAGCTGAGGGCGGAGGCGACGGCAGCGGAGTGGACAGCGGCGCTTGAGGCGGCGGTGCGAGGACTGCTGGAGTAA
- a CDS encoding phosphoketolase family protein yields MATEVIAPPAAALTSDELRRMNAYWHAANYLSGGMIFLRANPLLREPLKPEHIKNRLLGHWGSDPGQSLIWVHLNRLIKKYSLDVIYISGPGHGAPATLANGYLEGHYSEVYPDCSQDAEGLLTLFRRFSFPGGLGSHCTPETPGSIHEGGELGYSLSHAFGAAFDNPDLIVACCIGDGEAETGPLATSWHSNKFLNPIRDGAVLPILHLNGYKIANPTILARISHDELDALMRGYGYTPYFVEGDDPNAMHQLMASTLEHCINEIRSIQQNARTNCDSTRPRWPMIVLRSPKGWTGPKMVHGHHVENFWRAHQVPVPDAKTNKEDLALVESWLRSYKPDELFDGNGRLIPELQELAPEGDRRISANPHANGGLLRKPLAIPDFRDYAVDPKGNAQIYVSPTATLANFLRDIMKRNMTNFRVFGPDETASNKLDGIYAASDKTWLADILPIDADGTDISHDGRVMEMLSEHTLEGWFEGYVLTGRHGFFSTYESFVHIIDSMFNQHAKWLEKSKNELRWRAPISSINLLITSLVWRQDHNGFTHQDPGFLDVVTNKSPDIVRIYLPPDANCLLSVADHCLRSVDYYNVIVSDKQPHLVFLSMEDAVLHCTKGIGIWDWASTDNGEEPDAVLACAGDIATMEALAAVAILKEKIPNLKIRFVNVVDIFRLMPDTEHPHGLSDRDFDSLFTTSKPVIFNFHSYASLIHKLTYRRKNHDNIHVRGYKEKGNINTPLELAILNQIDRFDLAIDVIDRVPSLQNTAAHIKGWLKDQIIESINYAHTEGIDRPEITNWTWSGPTKDAANPPQQEFQKGSHPQQG; encoded by the coding sequence ATGGCCACTGAAGTAATCGCGCCCCCCGCCGCTGCCCTCACGTCCGACGAACTCCGCCGCATGAACGCCTACTGGCACGCCGCGAACTATCTCTCCGGCGGCATGATCTTTCTTCGCGCCAACCCGCTTCTTCGCGAGCCGCTCAAGCCCGAGCACATCAAGAATCGCCTGCTTGGGCACTGGGGTTCCGACCCAGGCCAGTCTCTCATCTGGGTGCACCTCAACCGCCTCATCAAGAAGTATTCGCTCGACGTCATCTACATCTCCGGCCCGGGCCACGGCGCGCCCGCCACGCTCGCCAACGGTTACCTCGAGGGCCACTACTCCGAGGTTTACCCAGATTGCAGCCAGGATGCCGAAGGCTTGCTCACGCTCTTCCGGCGCTTCTCCTTTCCCGGAGGACTCGGCAGCCACTGCACCCCCGAAACTCCAGGTTCCATCCACGAGGGCGGCGAGCTCGGCTACTCGCTCTCGCATGCATTCGGCGCGGCCTTCGATAACCCCGACCTGATCGTCGCGTGCTGCATCGGCGATGGTGAAGCCGAAACGGGCCCGCTCGCCACCTCCTGGCACTCCAACAAATTCCTGAATCCCATTCGCGATGGCGCTGTTCTTCCCATCCTTCACCTTAACGGCTACAAGATCGCGAACCCCACAATTCTCGCGCGGATCTCGCATGACGAGCTCGACGCCCTCATGCGCGGCTACGGCTACACACCATACTTCGTGGAAGGCGACGACCCCAACGCCATGCATCAGCTCATGGCGTCTACCCTCGAGCACTGCATCAACGAGATTCGCTCGATCCAGCAGAACGCCCGCACCAACTGCGACTCAACGCGCCCCCGCTGGCCCATGATCGTCCTGCGCTCGCCCAAGGGCTGGACGGGACCGAAGATGGTGCATGGCCATCACGTCGAAAACTTCTGGCGCGCGCACCAGGTACCCGTCCCCGATGCAAAGACGAACAAGGAAGACCTGGCATTGGTCGAATCATGGCTGCGCAGTTACAAGCCGGACGAACTCTTCGACGGAAACGGCCGCTTGATTCCCGAACTCCAGGAGCTTGCGCCCGAAGGCGACCGCCGTATCTCCGCCAACCCGCACGCAAACGGCGGTCTGTTGCGCAAGCCGCTCGCGATTCCCGATTTCCGCGACTATGCGGTGGATCCCAAAGGCAACGCGCAGATTTACGTCTCACCGACGGCAACGCTGGCCAATTTCCTGCGCGACATCATGAAGCGCAACATGACCAACTTTCGCGTCTTCGGCCCGGACGAAACCGCCTCCAACAAACTCGACGGCATCTACGCGGCGTCCGATAAAACATGGCTCGCCGACATCCTGCCCATCGACGCGGACGGCACTGACATCTCGCACGACGGCCGCGTGATGGAGATGCTCTCCGAGCACACGCTCGAAGGCTGGTTCGAAGGCTACGTGCTCACCGGCCGGCACGGCTTCTTTTCTACGTACGAATCCTTCGTCCACATCATCGACTCGATGTTTAATCAACACGCGAAGTGGCTCGAGAAATCGAAGAATGAGCTTCGCTGGCGCGCGCCCATTTCTTCCATCAATCTCCTCATCACCTCGCTCGTCTGGCGGCAGGATCACAACGGCTTCACGCATCAGGACCCCGGCTTCCTCGACGTGGTCACCAACAAGAGTCCCGACATCGTTCGCATCTATCTGCCGCCCGATGCGAACTGCCTGCTCTCTGTTGCCGACCACTGCCTGCGCTCGGTCGACTATTACAACGTCATCGTCTCCGACAAGCAGCCGCACCTCGTTTTTCTTTCAATGGAAGACGCCGTGCTGCACTGCACGAAAGGCATCGGCATCTGGGACTGGGCCTCGACCGATAACGGGGAGGAGCCCGACGCAGTCCTCGCGTGCGCAGGCGACATTGCCACGATGGAAGCGCTCGCCGCCGTCGCCATCCTGAAAGAGAAGATCCCCAACCTCAAGATTCGCTTCGTGAATGTCGTTGACATCTTCCGGCTGATGCCCGACACCGAGCATCCGCACGGCCTTAGCGACCGCGACTTCGACAGCCTCTTCACCACGTCAAAGCCGGTGATCTTCAACTTTCACAGTTACGCATCACTCATCCACAAGCTCACGTACCGCCGCAAAAACCACGACAACATCCACGTCCGTGGCTACAAGGAGAAGGGCAACATCAACACGCCGCTCGAGCTCGCCATCCTCAACCAGATCGACCGCTTCGACCTCGCCATCGACGTCATCGACCGCGTGCCGAGCCTGCAAAACACCGCCGCACACATCAAGGGCTGGCTCAAAGATCAGATCATCGAATCGATCAACTACGCGCATACCGAAGGCATCGATCGGCCGGAGATCACCAACTGGACGTGGTCCGGCCCGACCAAAGACGCCGCAAATCCTCCACAGCAGGAGTTCCAGAAGGGATCGCATCCGCAGCAAGGCTAG
- a CDS encoding acetate/propionate family kinase has product MAETPILVLNSGSSSLKFGLYSPGSESADEQLLLEGSAEGIGRGSGTLHIRNAAGDNLLHRDHILESQPEALDAILSALGDYTHATPIAVGHRVVHGGPHLREHTRITPAVLSTLEASVHFAPLHIPQSLALIHQAQAALPQIPQFACFDTAFHRTLPEVAAHLPIPTRFYEAGVIRYGFHGLSCESVVARLSPIPRRLIIAHLGNGSSITAVLNGKSVDTSMGLTPTGGIPMGTRSGDLDPGVLLYLLRNEKLSADQLEDLLNHQCGLFAFSNGESDMQALLAREASNDPAATLAIDAFCTAIRKYIGSYAALLGGLDLLVFTGGIGQHSSAIRSRISAGLDFLGLNPSKVLALPAQEELQIARHTRVLLGS; this is encoded by the coding sequence ATGGCCGAAACTCCCATCCTCGTCCTCAACAGCGGCTCGTCGTCGCTCAAGTTCGGGCTTTATTCTCCCGGCTCTGAAAGCGCAGACGAACAACTTCTCCTCGAAGGCAGTGCGGAAGGCATCGGCCGCGGCTCCGGCACACTTCACATCCGCAACGCCGCCGGAGACAATCTTCTCCATCGTGATCACATCCTTGAGTCGCAGCCGGAGGCGCTCGACGCGATCCTCTCTGCTCTTGGCGACTACACGCACGCGACGCCCATCGCCGTCGGACACCGCGTCGTGCACGGCGGCCCGCATCTGCGCGAGCACACCCGCATCACGCCGGCCGTTCTCTCCACGCTGGAAGCCTCCGTACATTTCGCGCCGCTGCACATCCCACAAAGCCTCGCGCTCATTCATCAGGCGCAAGCCGCACTCCCTCAAATCCCACAGTTCGCGTGCTTCGACACCGCTTTCCATCGCACACTGCCCGAAGTCGCCGCCCATCTGCCCATCCCCACTCGCTTCTACGAAGCAGGCGTGATCCGCTACGGCTTCCACGGCCTCTCCTGCGAATCCGTCGTCGCTCGCCTCTCGCCCATTCCCAGGCGCCTTATCATCGCGCACCTCGGCAACGGCTCCAGCATCACAGCGGTGCTCAACGGCAAATCCGTCGACACCTCCATGGGCCTCACGCCAACCGGCGGCATCCCCATGGGCACGCGTTCGGGCGACCTAGATCCCGGCGTGCTGCTCTATCTTCTGCGCAACGAAAAGCTCTCGGCTGACCAACTCGAAGATCTGCTCAACCACCAATGCGGGCTCTTCGCCTTCTCAAACGGCGAGTCCGACATGCAGGCGCTCCTCGCCCGCGAAGCCTCCAACGATCCCGCCGCAACGCTCGCCATCGACGCCTTCTGCACCGCCATCCGCAAGTACATCGGATCCTACGCTGCGCTCCTCGGCGGCCTCGATCTCCTCGTCTTCACCGGTGGTATCGGGCAGCACAGCAGCGCGATCCGCTCCCGCATCTCCGCAGGCCTCGACTTCCTAGGCCTCAACCCCAGCAAAGTCCTCGCCTTACCGGCGCAGGAAGAGCTTCAAATTGCCCGCCACACCCGTGTACTCCTTGGCAGCTGA
- the murA gene encoding UDP-N-acetylglucosamine 1-carboxyvinyltransferase: protein MDKFVIRGGNPLLGTLKVSGAKNSALPCMAAAILTEGEVILENIPQVRDIETERKLLASMGAEVELGYGRAQHRTRIKCGVLSDPVAKYEIVKTMRASSLVLGPLIARTGMARVAMPGGCAIGGRPIDLHIKGLEAMGATITQEHGYLEARTNRLKGAHIVFDKITVTGTEDLLMAATLAEGETIFENCAREPEVTDLAALLNAMGAKIEGAGTGTIKVKGVSKLHGAKHRINPDRIEAGTFLIAAAITGGDLNVDCCEPKHLGSVIAKLEECGVKLEVGKDNVRVHSGGSLSAADMSTEEYPGFPTDMQAQFMALMTQAEGTSVVTENIFENRFMHVGELNRMGANITISGRSATIRGKSPLQSAAVMCSDLRASAALVLAALVAEGETILDRVYHMDRGYEHIEEKLRGVGAQIRRMGDVFGKK from the coding sequence ATGGACAAGTTCGTCATCCGGGGCGGCAACCCGCTGCTCGGCACCCTCAAAGTCTCCGGCGCAAAGAACTCCGCGCTCCCCTGCATGGCCGCCGCCATCCTCACTGAAGGCGAGGTCATCCTCGAAAACATTCCGCAGGTCCGCGACATCGAGACCGAGCGCAAGCTCCTCGCCTCCATGGGCGCCGAGGTCGAGCTCGGCTACGGCCGCGCCCAGCACCGCACCCGCATCAAGTGCGGCGTCCTCTCCGACCCCGTCGCCAAGTACGAGATTGTCAAGACCATGCGAGCGTCATCGTTGGTCCTCGGCCCGCTCATCGCGCGCACCGGCATGGCCCGCGTCGCCATGCCCGGCGGATGCGCCATCGGTGGCCGTCCCATCGACCTCCACATCAAGGGCCTTGAAGCCATGGGCGCCACCATCACCCAGGAGCACGGCTATCTCGAAGCTCGGACCAATCGCCTCAAGGGCGCACACATCGTCTTCGACAAGATCACCGTCACCGGCACCGAAGACCTCCTGATGGCAGCAACGCTCGCCGAAGGCGAGACCATCTTCGAAAATTGCGCGCGCGAGCCTGAGGTCACCGACCTCGCTGCCCTGCTCAACGCCATGGGTGCGAAGATCGAAGGCGCCGGTACCGGCACCATCAAGGTCAAGGGTGTCTCTAAGCTGCACGGCGCGAAGCACCGCATCAACCCCGACCGCATCGAGGCCGGCACCTTCCTCATCGCCGCAGCCATCACCGGCGGCGACCTCAACGTCGATTGTTGTGAGCCAAAACACTTGGGGTCGGTTATAGCCAAGCTCGAAGAGTGCGGCGTCAAGCTCGAGGTCGGCAAGGACAACGTCCGTGTTCACTCCGGCGGCTCACTCTCCGCCGCCGATATGTCTACCGAGGAATACCCCGGCTTCCCCACCGACATGCAGGCCCAGTTCATGGCCCTCATGACTCAGGCTGAAGGCACGTCCGTCGTCACCGAAAACATCTTCGAAAACCGCTTCATGCACGTCGGCGAGCTCAACCGCATGGGCGCCAACATCACCATCAGCGGACGCTCCGCCACGATCCGCGGCAAGTCTCCGCTCCAGTCAGCGGCCGTCATGTGTTCAGATCTGCGGGCCTCCGCGGCGCTCGTTCTCGCCGCGCTCGTCGCCGAAGGCGAAACGATTCTCGACCGCGTCTACCACATGGACCGTGGCTACGAGCACATCGAAGAGAAGCTCCGCGGCGTCGGCGCCCAAATCCGCCGCATGGGCGACGTCTTCGGCAAGAAATAA
- a CDS encoding ASCH domain-containing protein: MTFTKRLREGVRSGRITCSVRFWTGPRVTIGKRYRMEEGEIEVDAIDPIGLPDITPELARASGFLGILDLLKIAKHGKGEKIYLVRFHYIPPKRSRR; encoded by the coding sequence ATGACGTTCACCAAGCGTCTTCGCGAAGGCGTCCGCAGCGGCCGAATCACCTGCAGCGTCCGCTTCTGGACCGGCCCTCGTGTCACCATCGGCAAGCGCTACCGCATGGAAGAGGGCGAGATCGAAGTCGATGCCATCGATCCGATCGGCCTGCCGGATATCACTCCGGAGCTCGCGCGCGCGTCTGGATTTCTCGGCATTCTGGACCTGCTTAAAATCGCCAAACACGGCAAGGGAGAAAAGATCTACCTCGTCCGCTTCCACTACATCCCGCCCAAACGATCGCGCCGCTAG
- a CDS encoding STAS domain-containing protein translates to MDIQSPEPGVAVARFTGAVTLGTSLHAADAQLQKTIADGAAKVVLDMTDVPYMDSAGLGVLVQASGLANEKGGVLRLCGVSERVGSLIKLTRTDGLLPMDANVDASLAALR, encoded by the coding sequence ATGGATATCCAGAGCCCGGAGCCCGGCGTCGCTGTCGCGCGCTTTACGGGCGCGGTCACGCTGGGGACGAGTCTGCATGCCGCAGATGCGCAACTGCAGAAGACGATCGCTGATGGCGCTGCGAAGGTGGTGCTGGATATGACGGACGTGCCGTATATGGACAGCGCGGGGCTGGGAGTGCTGGTGCAGGCGTCGGGGCTGGCCAATGAGAAGGGTGGGGTGCTGCGACTTTGCGGAGTCTCGGAGCGGGTCGGCTCGCTGATCAAGCTAACGCGGACGGATGGCCTTCTGCCAATGGACGCGAACGTGGATGCGAGTCTGGCGGCGTTGAGGTAG
- a CDS encoding MFS transporter — protein MSGEKTGGRLGSVSHAWRALQHRNFRLYFMGQGTSLMGTWMTRLATSWLVYRLTHSALLLGVVSFAGQILTFLLGPFAGVWVERLDRRKLLVWTQAAAAVQSLAMAALTLMGVINLWEIIGLAALQGVINALDMPGRQSFLVQMVEDKEDLPNAIAINSSMVNAARLVGPAVAGVVVAAAGEGWCFLIDGVSYLAVIASLLMMRVKPMDVRRHTKSMLEQMREGWAYVRGFRPIRVALMLFAVVSLMGWPYAVLLPVFAGQVLHGGAHTLGWLTGASGVGALVSAMSLAVRKSVIGLTRMIQISAAMFGAGLILFGLSHVLWLSLVLMLFVGFGMMQCAAAVNTVIQSLVTEDKRARVMSYYTMAFVGTAPFGSLLAGFLAHKIGAPHTVMITGAFCVLGAAWFTFWLPAVNREMLPVYEENGLMPASGDADLCVEESSTV, from the coding sequence TTGAGCGGCGAAAAGACCGGCGGCAGATTAGGTTCCGTGTCGCATGCGTGGCGGGCGCTGCAGCACAGAAATTTCAGGCTGTACTTCATGGGCCAGGGCACGTCGCTGATGGGGACGTGGATGACGCGGCTGGCGACAAGCTGGCTGGTGTACAGGCTGACGCACTCGGCGCTGCTGCTGGGTGTGGTGAGCTTTGCCGGACAGATTCTGACGTTTCTGCTGGGGCCGTTTGCAGGTGTGTGGGTGGAGCGGCTGGACCGGCGCAAGCTGCTGGTGTGGACGCAGGCAGCGGCGGCAGTTCAGTCGCTCGCGATGGCGGCGCTGACGCTGATGGGTGTCATCAATCTTTGGGAGATTATCGGGCTCGCGGCGCTGCAGGGCGTGATCAATGCGCTCGACATGCCGGGAAGACAGTCGTTCCTGGTGCAGATGGTGGAGGACAAGGAAGATCTGCCGAATGCGATTGCGATTAATTCGTCGATGGTGAATGCGGCGCGGCTGGTGGGACCGGCGGTTGCGGGTGTGGTGGTGGCCGCAGCAGGTGAGGGATGGTGTTTTCTTATTGACGGCGTGAGTTACCTCGCGGTGATTGCGTCGTTGCTGATGATGCGCGTCAAGCCAATGGATGTGCGGCGGCATACGAAAAGCATGCTGGAGCAGATGCGCGAGGGATGGGCTTATGTGCGCGGGTTTCGGCCGATTCGCGTGGCGCTGATGCTGTTCGCTGTCGTGAGTTTGATGGGATGGCCGTATGCGGTACTGCTGCCGGTGTTCGCAGGGCAGGTGCTGCATGGAGGCGCGCATACGCTCGGGTGGTTGACGGGAGCGTCGGGCGTGGGCGCTCTGGTCTCGGCGATGTCATTGGCAGTGCGGAAGTCGGTGATCGGGCTGACTCGGATGATTCAGATCTCAGCGGCGATGTTTGGCGCGGGGTTGATTCTGTTTGGGCTTTCGCATGTGCTGTGGCTGTCGCTGGTGCTGATGCTGTTTGTGGGTTTCGGCATGATGCAGTGCGCGGCGGCTGTGAATACAGTGATTCAGTCACTGGTGACCGAGGACAAGCGCGCCCGAGTGATGAGCTATTACACGATGGCGTTTGTGGGTACGGCGCCATTTGGGAGCCTGCTCGCGGGTTTCCTGGCGCACAAGATTGGAGCGCCGCACACGGTGATGATTACGGGTGCATTTTGTGTGCTCGGAGCCGCGTGGTTTACGTTCTGGCTGCCGGCGGTCAATCGGGAGATGCTGCCGGTGTATGAGGAGAATGGACTAATGCCGGCGAGCGGCGATGCGGATTTGTGCGTTGAAGAAAGCAGCACAGTATGA
- a CDS encoding MarR family transcriptional regulator — translation MAIKPEPELQELTRAIGLLVRRMRAEGRAHELSLSESTVLARLDREGPATTADLARAEGVKPQSMGATVAVLAKSGMVARRPHPTDGRQRLIALTAKGTAVRKSMKDARHTWLAKRVDGLDKRERETLFRAGEILRRLAEQ, via the coding sequence ATGGCGATCAAGCCCGAGCCCGAGCTGCAGGAGCTTACCCGCGCGATTGGGCTGCTGGTGCGAAGGATGCGCGCGGAGGGACGGGCGCATGAGCTTTCGCTGAGTGAATCGACAGTGCTGGCGAGGCTGGACCGCGAGGGGCCGGCGACGACGGCGGATTTGGCGCGGGCAGAAGGCGTGAAGCCGCAGTCTATGGGCGCGACGGTGGCGGTGCTGGCGAAGAGTGGAATGGTGGCGAGGCGACCGCATCCTACAGACGGGCGGCAGAGGCTGATTGCGCTGACGGCGAAGGGAACAGCGGTGCGCAAGAGTATGAAAGATGCCAGGCACACATGGCTCGCGAAGCGGGTGGACGGCCTCGACAAGCGTGAGCGGGAGACGCTGTTTCGAGCGGGTGAGATCCTGCGGCGACTGGCGGAGCAGTGA